One Prunus dulcis chromosome 7, ALMONDv2, whole genome shotgun sequence DNA segment encodes these proteins:
- the LOC117633545 gene encoding peroxidase A2-like, giving the protein MSSSSSTTYSLPLATTFVLLMLYVSNAQLNTTFYSSTCPNVTTIVRSVVQQALQSDSRIGASLIRLHFHDCFVNGCDASILLDKGGSIQLSEKDAAPNTNSTRGFDVVDNIKTAVENSCPAVVSCADILALAAEASVSLSGGISWNVLLGRRDSLTANQAGANTSIPSPFEGLANITSKFSALGLNTNDLVALSGAHTFGRAQCQRFSNRLYNFNGTGNPDPTLNSSYLTTLQQTCPQNGSGTALANLDPTTPDTFDNNYFSNLQNNQGLLQSDQELFSTTGAATVSIVNSFSSNQSAFFQSFAQSMINMGNISPLLGSNGEIRLDCKKVNGG; this is encoded by the exons atgtcttcttcttcttcaacaacTTATTCCTTGCCATTGGCAACCACATTTGTACTCTTAATGCTATATGTATCCAATGCTCAATTGAACACTACATTTTACTCTTCCACATGCCCAAATGTAACCACTATTGTCCGCAGTGTGGTTCAACAAGCTTTGCAATCTGATTCCAGGATTGGAGCTAGCCTTATTCGTCTTCATTTCCACGATTGCTTTGTCAAT GGATGTGATGCTTCAATCTTGCTAGACAAGGGTGGGAGCATACAGCTGAGTGAGAAAGATGCAGCCCCAAACACCAACTCCACTCGAGGCTTTGATGTTGTTGACAACATCAAGACTGCTGTGGAAAATTCTTGCCCTGCTGTAGTATCTTGTGCTGACATTCTGGCCCTTGCTGCTGAAGCTTCTGTTTCTTTG TCAGGAGGTATTTCATGGAATGTATTACTGGGGAGAAGAGACAGTCTAACTGCAAACCAAGCTGGAGCCAACACCTCTATTCCCTCTCCTTTTGAAGGCTTAGCCAACATTACCTCCAAGTTTTCTGCTCTTGGCCTAAACACCAACGATCTTGTTGCATTATCTG GTGCACATACATTTGGGCGAGCTCAATGTCAAAGATTTAGCAACCGATTGTACAATTTCAATGGCACTGGCAATCCTGACCCAACTTTGAACTCTTCCTACTTGACCACTCTCCAGCAAACATGTCCACAGAATGGGAGTGGAACAGCTTTGGCCAACTTAGACCCCACAACTCCGGATACCTTTGACAATAACTACTTCAGCAACTTGCAGAACAATCAAGGTCTTCTGCAATCAGATCAGGAGTTGTTTTCGACGACCGGGGCTGCAACAGTTTCTATTGTTAATAGCTTTAGCAGCAACCAGAGTGCCTTCTTTCAGAGCTTTGCTCAGTCAATGATCAACATGGGAAATATTAGTCCATTGTTGGGAAGTAATGGGGAGATTAGGTTGGATTGTAAGAAGGTCAATGGAGGTTAA
- the LOC117633546 gene encoding ORC ubiquitin ligase 1-like: MGEETSDAMNLDLNLGPGPEPASASNEPVNLDAWIEAPIHRIAEPVGIRARHWRWAHPEGQNISMELNQLMVNSGNSSTLQAGEGSVTAEERTSDVPKMCENNNGVSENETSDNKDDVEKGSGNDGSFFDCNICLDLARDPVVTCCGHLFCWPCLYRWLHVHSDAKECPVCKGEVTIKNVTPIYGHGNTMREPDDDSKIPLRPQARRVESLRQTIQRSALNFPVEEMIRRLGNRFDLTRDIVQPLEPENARETAERTSTLLNRILTSRGLRREQNPVALADDVVDLTQGSMTGLETGENRRLQLLQLRRSQSHRAAFSSFSSALSSAERLVEAYFRSHPTSTGRNQEQQQQQPAPVDDRDSFSSIAAVINSESQLDTAVEIDSMVSLSTSSSRRRNDASRVSDMDSGDSRAPRRRRLN, from the coding sequence ATGGGCGAGGAGACATCTGACGCAATGAACCTTGACCTGAATCTGGGTCCTGGTCCCGAGCCAGCATCCGCGTCGAATGAGCCTGTAAATTTGGATGCTTGGATTGAAGCACCTATCCACAGAATTGCGGAACCTGTGGGTATTAGGGCCCGACATTGGAGATGGGCGCACCCTGAAGGGCAAAACATTTCCATGGAGTTGAATCAATTGATGGTCAACTCTGGTAATTCAAGTACATTACAAGCAGGTGAGGGTAGTGTTACCGCAGAAGAAAGAACAAGCGACGTGCCCAAAATGTGTGAAAATAACAATGGGGTTTCAGAAAATGAGACTTCAGACAATAAGGATGATGTTGAAAAGGGTAGCGGCAATGATGGGAGTTTTTTCGATTGTAATATTTGTTTGGACTTGGCTAGGGACCCTGTTGTAACTTGTTGTGgtcatttgttttgttggccATGCCTTTACCGATGGTTACATGTGCATTCAGATGCAAAGGAGTGTCCAGTTTGTAAGGGAGAGGTAACTATCAAGAATGTGACCCCAATTTATGGTCATGGGAACACTATGCGTGAGCCAGATGACGACTCAAAGATCCCTCTTAGGCCTCAAGCGCGGCGGGTTGAAAGTCTGAGACAAACCATTCAGAGGAGTGCACTTAATTTTCCAGTTGAGGAGATGATTCGCCGTCTAGGAAATAGATTTGATTTGACTCGGGATATTGTTCAGCCACTGGAGCCTGAGAATGCCCGGGAAACAGCAGAAAGAACTAGTACTTTGTTAAATAGGATTCTGACATCTCGAGGACTGCGCAGAGAACAAAATCCAGTGGCACTTGCAGATGATGTTGTGGATTTAACACAAGGCAGCATGACTGGCCTTGAAACAGGAGAAAACCGCCGGCTTCAGTTATTGCAACTTCGAAGATCACAATCTCATAGAGCagcattttcttctttctcgtCTGCATTGAGTTCTGCTGAAAGGTTAGTTGAGGCATATTTCCGCAGCCATCCAACATCGACAGGTAGAAATcaagagcagcagcagcagcagcctgCACCAGTTGATGATAGAGATTCTTTCTCAAGTATTGCAGCTGTTATAAATTCAGAGAGTCAACTGGACACAGCTGTGGAAATTGATTCCATGGTTTCCCTCTCAACTTCATCTtcgagaagaagaaatgatgCGTCAAGGGTTTCAGACATGGACAGTGGAGATTCTCGTGCCCCCCGAAGGAGAAGATTGAACTGA
- the LOC117633544 gene encoding uncharacterized protein LOC117633544 → MRIRKRQVPFPLSSLSPVPLSDPLLHNLNYLPPSPPPMVQLHTHHDPAPTQPKPSNPVEKTARVGHPHPQPSDHHLNQGLLPIGRAGKGWGFSDAAGGDKHKEHNKQDCGLELLILKGEEEEDERGSRDVENNDIRKESILGAETLMGFASGSSSFSHRAVGRWCEGEKAFPLKKRRGSFGRGANMEEKDRKSMKTKMNKKCATQQQNDDDQKQEDEEAKQGLDHANIIVRSNSSATKKRARGSGALMEGSRCSRVNGRGWRCCQQTLVGYSLCEHHLGKGRLRSMTSVRSRSMATTTTSTTTTSTTTTTSTASIEKEIKRLSASRSSEESPWKEDTKAAVLLDEHGIDEAKGDRDENGVEEEGKPLVVKRKRMKLGIVKARSMSSLLGQTNSAIAAVADEDEDNNNK, encoded by the exons ATGAGGATCCGGAAAAGACAGGTGCCCTTccctctctcatctctctctccggTGCCTTTATCAGATCCCCTCCTCCACAACCTCAACTACttaccaccatcaccaccacccaTGGTGCAACTCCACACCCACCATGATCCTGCCCCCACCCAACCAAAACCCTCCAACCCAGTTGAGAAAACTGCCCGGGTGGGCCATCCCCATCCTCAGCCGTCTGATCATCATCTCAATCAAGGTCTCTTGCCGATCGGACGGGCAGGGAAAGGCTGGGGTTTTTCTGATGCTGCTGGTGGGGATAAACACAAGGAGCACAACAAGCAAGATTGTGGTTTG GAGCTCTTGATATTGaaaggggaagaagaagaagatgagagaggATCAAGAGATGTAGAGAATAATGATATCag GAAGGAAAGCATATTGGGTGCAGAAACGTTGATGGGTTTTGCTTCAGGATCATCAAGTTTTTCTCACCGAG CCGTTGGGAGATGGTGTGAAGGAGAGAAAGCGTTCCCGTTGAAGAAGCGAAGAGGGAGCTTCGGAAGAGGAGCGAATATGGAGGAGAAAGACAGGAAATCAATGAAGACCAAGATGAACAAAAAATGTGCAACTCAACAGCAAAACGATGATGATCAGAAGCAAGAGGATGAAGAGGCCAAACAAGGCCTTGATCATGCCAATATTATTGTTCGTAGTAATTCGAGTGCAACAAAGAAGAGGGCAAGAGGCAGCGGTGCACTCATGGAGGGGTCGCGGTGCAGTCGAGTTAATGGAAGAGGATGGAGGTGTTGCCAGCAAACTCTTGTTGGCTACTCTCTTTGCGAGCATCACTTGGGCAAGGGAAGGTTGAGGAGCATGACCAGCGTCAGAAGCCGGTCTATGGCAACGACGACGACAAGTACTACTACTACttctactactactactacaaGTACTGCGTCCATTGAGAAGGAGATCAAGCGGTTATCAGCATCTAGATCTTCTGAGGAGTCGCCATGGAAAGAAGACACCAAAGCTGCTGTGCTTCTAGATGAACATGGTATTGATGAAGCTAAAGGTGATCGTGATGAAAATGGAGTTGAAGAGGAAGGGAAGCCATTGGTGGTTAAAAGGAAGAGGATGAAGCTTGGGATTGTTAAAGCGCGATCCATGAGCAGCTTGCTTGGCCAAACCAACAGTGCAATTGCAGCTGTGGCTGATGAGGATGAAGATAATAATAACAAGTAA